The genome window TCTGTCCCATCGCCGATGGACTCCCGGATTTGTGAGCCTCTCCCTAGCACCACTGGTACATCACTAGCTCAGGTGAGAATGTGGAGgcctcctgcagtgccctggagATTTGTGGCAGAGGAGCCTAAAAAGTGAGACTAAGGCTTCCCTAAGAGATACAGTCTGTGAGATTTCACAAGGGGTCTTAGCTCCGTGTGGTGTCAGTGACATCCTCCTCTAGTTATTCACAAAACCTCATGGTGGTGCCTTTAGGGAAGTGGGCAGTCATTGCTTGGTGATACAACCTATGTGCAACTGATCCCAGCAGGAAATGCTGGGAGATACAGGTGTTGGATTTTGATTCCTTTTCTGCCCTAGGAAGTTGTACTGCTTCTCAGGGACAACTGAAGCAGTGGGTTAAAGGCATCCGATTAAAGATTTGAAGCCCATGCTCCTTCCTTCCAAGTGGACACTTCCTGCACTCTGTTAAACTGTTTCCCTCCTCTTGTGTGTATTCATTATGCCTttttctgtccctgcagggttCATCCCAGTTGCAGATTAGCGCAGACTCCAGTGAAACTATTTTCCTACCTGAGCAGCCACCTCCACCACTGCCACCTCCACCTCTACTGCCCGCTAGTCTTACCAATGGAGTGGCTCTTACTGCTGCCAAGCCCCCACCAACACTCATTAAGGTACTATTTTTGTAGTAGTCTGAAGGAAGATAAGAAAGTTACTTTTAAGCAGGTTTGGAGTTGGAAGTATTAAAATAACAGATgcaaaggaaggaaacattTCTCACTGATGTCTTCCTATGACACTAATTGTAACATAtttaatggggttttttgttccATGGTGTATTCATCTTCTACAAAACGGATgctaaaagcaaaatgttttgaaaCAATCAGTGTTATCTATAATTAGAGTCAATGAGTCTGCACTGGATGAGCAAATGATCTGGTGTGCTGGGAAAGGTGACCTGCATTATGATGCAGCATAAGCTGCTGCCAGTGCGTGTCTGTAATGTCTCAGTTAGAGAAGCATGGAAAGACCCTGAGGTGAACAAACTAgagaatttcaaaattaaaatcccaGTGTGTGTTCTGATTTACATGGGGTATTACATTATATCAGTGTTTCCATTCTTACttgcttcctccttttcttctaaaTAGCAAAGCCAGCCCAAGTCTGCTAGTGAGAAGTCTCAGCGCAGTAAAAAAGCCAAGGAGTTGAAGCCGAAAGTCAAGAAGCTTAAGTATCATCAGTATATTCCCCCGGACCAAAAGCAGGACAAGGGAGCTCCTCCCATGGATTCATCCTATGCCAAAATactgcagcaacagcagctctttctccagcttcAGATCCtcaaccagcagcagcagcactacAACTATCAGACTATCCTGCCAGCCCCACCTAAGTATGGGTCTGCAGCGGCAGGTCTCTTAGCAAGCACTTACCAGCACTCATACCAGAGACATGGTATTCTGGGTGTGAGGGGTGGCCACTGggtgtgacaggtgtgacacacTCAGCCTTGTAGGTTCCCAGAGGGCCTCAAAAAGAGCCAGTGCGAGATGAATCAGACAAAAGCAGCTGAAGTGAGTTGGTTGGCACAGCAGGGGCATGGATATAGTCGAGAGTGTTGGTGTGCTTTAGAGTCTAGGGCAACACTAATGACCCAGATGTTTCTGAACATGTATGTTTGTGGACACTGAGGCCCTCTGGTGTCTTTCCATTGTGGTTTTGATGtctgtgttctttcttttcctgcagacctccaggagagcagcagagtgGTGCCAGTGCCCCTGCCGTACGCAATCTCTCTGCCACAGTCAGCAGCACATCTTCAGTATCTTCTGGTTCTAGTGGGCTGATGAGACAAAACAGTAATGCTGTGGTGGGCAAGCCTGGCCCTCTCCCTGCCAACCTGGATGAGATGAAGGTAAATGTCCTGTGAAGCTGAACAGACCCTTTCTGCCATTGTCAGTGGGCAGTACTGAACAATGTTGCTGCTGATATCTAACTGATAGTTGTTCAGTTAGAAGTTCTCCTAATGTTGccctcttttttctccccttatCAGGTAGCAGAGCTGAAGCAAGAGCTAAAGTTGAGGGCCTTGCCTGTCTCGGGCACAAAGACGGACCTCATTGAGCGTCTCCGAGCTTACCAAGAGCAGAACAGTGCAGCTGGCCAAACAACCCCCACTCCcaagcccagcacagcagccgTCCTCCCTAAAGCGGCTGAAGTGGTGGTGGCCTTCCCAACTGCCAGGCTGAGCACAGGGCCAGCCCTGGTCAccactggcattgcaccagcAGAAGTAGTTGTGGCCACAGTTACTGGTGGCGGCGTGATGAAGTTTGGGAGCACAGGCTCAACTCCTCCTGTTTCTCCAACTCCTTCTGAGCGCTCACAAATGAGTACAGGGGATGAAAACTCGGGCACTGGAGATACCTTTGGAGAGATGGTGACTTCACCTCTGACCCAGCTAACCTTGCAGACATCTCCAGTGCAGTTCTTGGTGAAGGAAGAAAGCTCTAAGTCCGCCTCCTGCAGCATAAATGTGGCACCCAAGTCAGAGTGGTGTGGTGCTGGTAACAGCAGAGATGCAGAAGTTAGGGACAAAGACCAgatgctgcaggagaaggacaaGCAGATTGAGGAACTCACCCGCATGctgaaacagaagcagcagctggtggagATGCTTAGGCtacagctggagcaggagaagcgCTCTCAGCAGTCACAGCCAGCCCCAACAGCCACAGGAGAAGGAACAGCCCTCGCCTCCAAACCAGGAGCGTTTGGTGCCCAGGTCAAGAGTGAAAATGGTTTCCTGAGTTGCCAGTGTGCGAAGCAATCCAGTGGCCAAACAGACCAATTCAGCACTGCACCAACCGCTAGCCAAATGGACACTTCGAATCCAAGCCCAGTGCCAAAGAAAGCTGTGATGgtgaagcaggaggaggcagagccgCCGTGCCAGTCCCACAGCCCACGGCTTTTCCTTGGCCAGCAAGGGAGCGCCCTCATCAAGGGCacccctccccccaccctcaTCACTGACTCCACAGGGACCCACATTGTCCTCACCGTGACCAAGCAGAGCACCGAGAGGCAGGGCctctctccccatgggatggcagggagcagctgcccacCCTTGCAGGTAGGCAAGGGTTGGATCCCATCACTGCTGCGGGCAGTTGGGTTCCTCTCTCCTTGTCCCACTCAGGTTACCATAGGATGGCCTCTTGGGGTGGAAATTCAGTGCAGTAAATACTGAAAGGGCTGAGTTGCTCACTGCAGTGGTTGGTAGATCATGGCTTTGTAAAACAGAGC of Vidua macroura isolate BioBank_ID:100142 chromosome 5, ASM2450914v1, whole genome shotgun sequence contains these proteins:
- the MRTFA gene encoding myocardin-related transcription factor A — protein: MAKEQHFSQTFILEPPGESCWNGSELGLSVGTVSKVAITKAKVDFSGVVCLPPSVIAGNGLDGGGAGENDDEPVLVSLSAAPSPQSEAVANELQELSLQPELTLSLHHGRNPNLPPLSERKNVLQLKLQQRRTREELVSQGIMPPLKSPAAFHEQRKSLERARTEDYLKRKIRSRPERSELVRMHILEETSAEPSLQAKQLKLKRARLADDLNEKIAQRPGPMELVEKNILPVESSLKEAIIVGQVNYPKVADNSSFDEDSSDALSPEQPASHESQGSVPSPMDSRICEPLPSTTGTSLAQGSSQLQISADSSETIFLPEQPPPPLPPPPLLPASLTNGVALTAAKPPPTLIKQSQPKSASEKSQRSKKAKELKPKVKKLKYHQYIPPDQKQDKGAPPMDSSYAKILQQQQLFLQLQILNQQQQHYNYQTILPAPPKPPGEQQSGASAPAVRNLSATVSSTSSVSSGSSGLMRQNSNAVVGKPGPLPANLDEMKVAELKQELKLRALPVSGTKTDLIERLRAYQEQNSAAGQTTPTPKPSTAAVLPKAAEVVVAFPTARLSTGPALVTTGIAPAEVVVATVTGGGVMKFGSTGSTPPVSPTPSERSQMSTGDENSGTGDTFGEMVTSPLTQLTLQTSPVQFLVKEESSKSASCSINVAPKSEWCGAGNSRDAEVRDKDQMLQEKDKQIEELTRMLKQKQQLVEMLRLQLEQEKRSQQSQPAPTATGEGTALASKPGAFGAQVKSENGFLSCQCAKQSSGQTDQFSTAPTASQMDTSNPSPVPKKAVMVKQEEAEPPCQSHSPRLFLGQQGSALIKGTPPPTLITDSTGTHIVLTVTKQSTERQGLSPHGMAGSSCPPLQSVQSSPTKTSSQLPCQVPANTPQQPTQQQQQQQQQQQQQQPRGPNQSKSSSQPGSPAAPSPSQMDLEQQQHTPLFGTPPPPLPVPSVPMKEPPPGYEESMKQQPKAQENGCSSQQMDDLFDILIESGEISADFKDQSSPAGKEPPVAPACSPPPSSHHSSELAAPVSLGQPVLVGRLEDFLESSTGLPLLTAGHDGPEPLSLIDDLHSEMLSSSAILDHPPSPMDTSELHFAHEPSGGIALDLAEANLDSMDWLELPGGSVMSLAPLSTTAPSLFSTDFLDGHDLQLHWDSCL